A portion of the Acidobacteriaceae bacterium genome contains these proteins:
- a CDS encoding error-prone DNA polymerase: MTNRYVELHANSAFSFLEGGSQPEALAERAFALEMPAMALMDRNGFYGSARFHKIAEENGIKAHVGAEVSVSALGNRLAPPIWTPHQHLAEPSRLALLCETREGYQNLCQLITRFKMRESTKQEGSAKLADVEEYSKGLVCLTGGDEGPLAAALMTGGEAAGREAVERLVRIFGRSNVYVEVQRHRERTQEWRNQAALRIAESLRLPVLATNGVRYATKYDREIADLFTAIRHHTPLDHAGRLLAINNQRHLRPAERMVSLFRDIPGAVENTVELSSRLDFQLSKLGYEFPRYPVPDGESMDSFLAKRVAEGVARRYGPKRDAGLLERAKKQVAHELALIEKLGFAGYFLIVWDIVEYCKKHGILIQGRGSAANSAVCYALEITAIDPVGMELLFERFLSESRGEWPDIDLDLPSEERREQAIQYVYERYGRLGAAMTANVITYRGKSAAREVGKSLGFDPESLQRLSGLVANYEWKGPNDTMARSFQNAGFDVEHPRIAKYLELCMRVQDFPRHLGQHSGGMVICQGQLDKVVPLERASMPGRTVVQWDKEDCANLGIIKVDLLGLGMMAVLKDCLSLVPEHHGEQLDLAQLPEDEEVYRTLQRADTIGMFQVESRAQMSSLPRNRPEKFYDLVVQVAIIRPGPIVGKMMHPYMRRRQRQEEVTYPHPSLESTLKRTLGVPLFQEQLLRMAMVVANFTGSEAEELRRAVGMRRSWERMKNLEGRLRDGMTANGLDIETQETIIQNISSFALYGFPESHAASFALIAYASAYIKVKYLAAFTCAMMNNQPMGFYSPSVIIEDARRHGLRVKPIDIQVSDWPCTIEHEDDRSLSLRLGLGYVRGLRSQCAEATVRARSSGLFRSVDDLVLRVPRLNRKELSLLANVGALNSLDGVEHRRDALWQIERAGKPEGPLLMQQSELLREDSPEIPLQPMSAEERLVADYAVSSVTTGPHPMSFRREELRRRGYLRAADLAQRPHGSYVRTAGLAIVKQRPGTASGVVFLSVADETGVFNVFVAPDFFERNRRLITTAKFLAVEGPLQKEGPIIHVMAKSLKELSAESQAGRLQVTSHDFH; encoded by the coding sequence ATGACTAATCGCTACGTCGAACTCCACGCAAACAGTGCCTTCTCGTTTCTGGAAGGCGGTTCTCAACCCGAAGCCCTGGCGGAGCGGGCGTTCGCCTTAGAGATGCCGGCGATGGCGCTTATGGATCGCAACGGATTCTATGGGTCTGCGCGCTTTCACAAGATCGCTGAAGAAAACGGCATCAAGGCGCACGTCGGCGCTGAAGTCTCCGTCTCAGCTCTGGGCAACCGGTTAGCGCCTCCCATTTGGACGCCACATCAACACCTCGCCGAACCCTCGCGCCTTGCTCTGCTGTGCGAGACCAGAGAGGGATACCAGAACCTTTGCCAACTCATCACGCGCTTCAAGATGCGTGAGAGCACCAAGCAGGAAGGCTCGGCAAAGCTGGCTGATGTGGAGGAGTACAGCAAAGGTCTTGTCTGTTTGACCGGAGGCGATGAAGGGCCGCTGGCTGCGGCGCTCATGACCGGAGGCGAAGCTGCTGGCCGCGAAGCGGTGGAGAGGCTGGTTCGTATCTTCGGACGAAGCAACGTCTATGTCGAAGTACAGCGACATCGCGAACGAACGCAGGAGTGGAGAAACCAAGCTGCGTTGCGGATCGCTGAATCGCTCCGTTTGCCCGTGCTGGCAACGAACGGCGTCCGCTATGCCACCAAGTATGACCGCGAGATCGCGGACCTCTTCACTGCCATACGGCACCATACGCCTCTCGACCATGCCGGGCGATTGTTGGCAATCAACAATCAAAGGCACCTTCGACCCGCAGAGCGAATGGTCTCGCTCTTCCGAGACATTCCGGGCGCCGTCGAGAACACGGTCGAACTCTCGTCGCGCTTGGACTTCCAACTCTCAAAGCTTGGCTACGAGTTCCCGCGTTATCCGGTTCCGGATGGCGAGTCTATGGATAGCTTTCTTGCGAAACGCGTGGCTGAGGGCGTAGCCCGGCGCTACGGTCCAAAGCGCGATGCCGGTCTTCTCGAACGCGCGAAGAAGCAAGTGGCACACGAACTGGCGCTGATCGAAAAGCTTGGTTTCGCCGGTTACTTCCTTATTGTTTGGGACATCGTTGAATACTGCAAGAAACACGGAATCTTGATTCAAGGCAGAGGCAGTGCCGCGAACTCGGCGGTCTGCTACGCGCTGGAGATTACCGCTATTGATCCGGTCGGCATGGAATTGCTCTTTGAGCGTTTCCTCTCTGAAAGCCGTGGCGAGTGGCCCGACATCGACCTCGATCTCCCTTCGGAAGAGAGGCGTGAGCAAGCAATCCAGTATGTCTACGAGCGTTACGGTCGGCTCGGCGCGGCTATGACTGCAAACGTCATCACGTATCGCGGCAAGTCCGCAGCACGCGAAGTCGGCAAGTCACTGGGCTTCGACCCCGAGTCCTTGCAACGCCTGTCCGGGCTGGTGGCGAACTACGAATGGAAAGGCCCGAATGACACGATGGCGCGTTCGTTCCAGAACGCGGGCTTTGACGTGGAGCATCCGCGTATAGCAAAGTACCTCGAACTCTGTATGCGGGTGCAAGACTTTCCGCGTCATCTTGGCCAGCACTCGGGCGGCATGGTGATCTGCCAAGGCCAGCTTGATAAGGTCGTCCCGCTCGAAAGGGCTTCCATGCCTGGAAGAACTGTCGTGCAGTGGGACAAGGAAGACTGCGCCAACCTAGGAATCATCAAGGTTGATTTGCTCGGTCTCGGCATGATGGCCGTATTGAAGGATTGCCTGTCACTCGTGCCCGAGCATCACGGCGAACAACTCGATCTCGCACAACTGCCGGAAGACGAGGAAGTCTATCGAACTCTACAGCGTGCCGACACGATTGGGATGTTCCAAGTGGAGAGCCGGGCGCAGATGTCGTCGCTGCCTCGCAACCGGCCTGAGAAGTTCTACGATCTGGTCGTACAGGTCGCCATCATTCGTCCCGGCCCTATCGTCGGCAAGATGATGCATCCTTACATGCGGCGCAGGCAGAGGCAGGAGGAAGTGACGTACCCGCACCCCTCTCTTGAATCGACGCTCAAGCGAACACTCGGCGTGCCCCTCTTCCAGGAGCAGCTCTTGCGTATGGCAATGGTCGTCGCCAATTTCACCGGTTCGGAAGCTGAAGAGCTTCGTCGAGCCGTTGGGATGCGCCGCTCGTGGGAGCGGATGAAGAACCTTGAAGGTCGTCTGCGGGATGGCATGACTGCTAATGGACTTGATATTGAGACGCAAGAGACCATCATTCAGAACATCAGCTCGTTTGCCCTCTACGGCTTTCCAGAGAGCCATGCTGCCAGTTTCGCGCTCATCGCGTACGCATCGGCGTATATCAAAGTGAAATACCTCGCGGCCTTCACCTGCGCGATGATGAACAACCAGCCGATGGGTTTCTACAGTCCCTCCGTCATCATTGAAGATGCACGGCGGCATGGCTTACGGGTAAAGCCGATTGACATCCAGGTATCGGACTGGCCCTGCACTATCGAGCACGAGGACGACCGTTCCCTGTCTCTGCGGCTGGGGCTTGGGTATGTGCGAGGACTGCGGAGCCAATGTGCAGAGGCAACCGTTAGGGCACGTTCGAGCGGACTCTTCCGATCTGTGGATGATCTGGTGCTTCGCGTTCCTCGGCTCAATCGAAAAGAACTCTCACTCCTTGCTAACGTAGGAGCCTTGAACAGCCTCGATGGTGTCGAGCATAGACGCGATGCTCTCTGGCAGATAGAACGGGCTGGCAAGCCGGAAGGCCCGCTGCTCATGCAGCAAAGCGAACTGCTGCGGGAAGACTCCCCAGAGATACCGCTGCAGCCGATGAGTGCCGAAGAGCGACTTGTTGCAGATTATGCAGTGAGTAGCGTCACAACCGGCCCGCATCCGATGTCCTTCCGACGCGAGGAGTTGAGACGACGCGGATATTTGCGGGCTGCCGACCTTGCCCAGCGGCCTCACGGCTCATATGTCAGAACCGCAGGGCTCGCGATCGTTAAGCAACGTCCTGGTACTGCTTCCGGTGTTGTGTTTCTCTCCGTTGCGGACGAGACGGGAGTCTTCAACGTCTTCGTGGCCCCGGACTTTTTTGAAAGGAATCGACGGCTCATCACGACTGCGAAGTTCTTGGCGGTAGAAGGACCGTTGCAAAAAGAAGGCCCGATCATTCATGTGATGGCGAAGTCACTCAAGGAACTTTCGGCAGAGAGCCAGGCTGGCCGCTTACAGGTGACATCGCATGACTTCCACTAA